In Canis aureus isolate CA01 chromosome 6, VMU_Caureus_v.1.0, whole genome shotgun sequence, one genomic interval encodes:
- the LOC144316445 gene encoding uncharacterized protein LOC144316445 isoform X1 translates to MNLLRRPPHRRRRPLWERSRETILPRSVPRPVRTATGGQSGFPREMGRRRVGSGEGSPGTVALTLGTSAGPRNWITNGPGSLAGTFTSPRTAPVGAPGDAPGPGPPPHPSCGLVTALGNAEPAPLPTQECSDSCTCSLALSSSRMVVLRSPAHMEARRAYPAGPRQSKDRLWTRFSKLQASQSCCRRGSSARAQRRGRGPNTRR, encoded by the exons ATGAACCTCCTGAGGAGACCTCcgcaccgccgccgccgccccctctGGGAGCGCTCGCGGGAGACCATCTTGCCGCGGTCTGTCCCGCGGCCCGTGCGGACCGCTACCGGGGGCCAGTCCGGGTTTCCGAGGGAAATGGGAAGACGACGTGTGGGAAGCGGCGAGGGAAGCCCCGGGACGGTCGCCCTCACGTTAGGAACCTCCGCAG GCCCACGGAATTGGATCACTAACGGACCGGGATCGTTGGCTGGAACCTTCACGTCGCCTCGGACCGCACCTGTCGGAGCTCCAGGGGATGCTcccggccccgggcccccgccTCACCCCAGCTGTGGCCTGGTTACTGCGCTGGGAAACGCAGAGCCGGCCCCCCTCCCGACTCAGGAATGTTCAGACTCGTGCACCTGCTCCCTCGCCTTGTCAAGTAGCAGGATGGTAGTGCTCCGCTCGCCTGCACATATGGAAGCCAGACGTGCCTACCCCGCAGGGCCGCGGCAGAGCAAAGACCGACTTTGGACGCGTTTCTCCAAGCTGCAGGCCTCACAGAGCTGCTGCAGGCGAGGAAGCTCCGCCAGGGCACAGCGGAGGGGGAGAGGGCCTAACACAAGACGCTAG